A window from Telopea speciosissima isolate NSW1024214 ecotype Mountain lineage chromosome 8, Tspe_v1, whole genome shotgun sequence encodes these proteins:
- the LOC122672368 gene encoding uncharacterized protein LOC122672368, which translates to MGENETNQRPLSEHFTPSTYTSTSCIRVPAVQVAQYEIKFSVIQMLSSFYGLNNKEPYKHLDEFLEIRSTVKIQNFFEDALRLIVFPFSLKDKAKQWLNSLDAVVITTWAQIQQAFLKKHFPIGQTNHIRQAITSFSQIDGEQFHETWERLKDLIRKCPHHAVPKWRLVQCFYDGLTDRNRQMVDASCGGTFIHKSENEAWQLFETLSENSLYHVSASRTEIPMSGPQRKGGLYEVGQFVAINTKVDMLSQKLDHLLSIGQIPRPTNSPQTFQDVCTLCTNPSHYMSEYPLAGQFPEYVQEQAQAAQSFSKLGNDPFSNTYNLGWRNHPNFGWKQPNGFQAPPYRQNFSNQWNAYREPQQPLPLRL; encoded by the coding sequence atgggaGAGAACGAAACAAACCAACGCCCattgagtgagcacttcactccttCGACCTATACGTCGACTTCATGCATTAGGGTTCCTGCTGTTCAGGTAGCCCAATATGAGATTAAGTTCAGTGTTATTCAAATGCTCTCATCTTTTTATGGACTTAATAATAAGGAACCCTACAAACATTTGGATGAATTTTTAGAGATACGCTCAACTGTTAAAATCCAGAATTTTTTTGAAGATGCTCTGAGGTTGATCGTGTTCCCATTTTCCCTCAAGGATAAAGCCAAACAATGGCTCAATTCCTTGGATGCTGTAGTGATCACTACTTGGGCGCAGATACAACAAGCGTTTCTGAAAAAGCATTTCCCCATAGGTCAGACCAATCATATTAGGCAAGCCATCACTAGCTTTTCGCAAATTGATGGTGAGCAATTTCATGAGACTTGGGAAAGACTTAAGGACTTGATTAGAAAGTGTCCCCATCATGCTGTACCTAAGTGGCGGTTAGTTCAATGCTTTTATGATGGACTGACTGATAGAAATAGACAGATGGTGGATGCTTCTTGTGGAGGTACATTCATTCATAAGAGTGAGAATGAGGCTTGGCAATTGTTCGAgacccttagtgagaattcaTTGTATCATGTGTCGGCCTCTAGGACTGAAATTCCCATGAGTGGACCCCAAAGAAAAGGTGGCCTCTATGAGGTAGGTCAATTTGTGGCCATAAACACCAAAGTGGACATGCTCTCTCAGAAGTTAGATCATTTGTTATCTATAGGGCAGATTCCTAGGCCAACAAATTCTCCTCAAACCTTTCAGGATGTTTGCACTCTTTGCACCAATCCTTCCCATTATATGAGTGAGTATCCCTTAGCTGGGCAATTCCCTGAATATGTTCAAGAACAAGCCCAGGCTGCACAGAGTTTCTCTAAATTGGGTAATGATCCATTCTCTAATACCTATAACCTTGGTTGGAGGAACCACCCAAACTTTGGTTGGAAACAACCTAATGGATTCCAGGCTCCACCCTATAGGCAGAATTTTTCCAATCAATGGAATGCTTATAGAGAGCCACAACAACCACTTCCTCTCCGCCTATGA